One window from the genome of Acinetobacter sp. LoGeW2-3 encodes:
- a CDS encoding TPM domain-containing protein yields MLKILLKSMALLVLMLGMGVTLPVSAETATATDQETEEIVVAREVLQRQNQASSSSSTSTSAAETENEVTSPQITNDMAEGQLQRDLPSMNEPVIDQANLLSPAEKQQLSQRILKLYNEGKGQIGVVIVPTTDQEDIFSYSMRVAEAWQLGSAKRDNGLLMTIAINDRRIQILTGYGLEGVLPDIVTGRIINDKITPYFKQGQYAQGIDAGLAEIERILNLDPEIAAQAADEIKERHEQAYKAQQASQATFGAVIFIIIAGVVASMIFGRKLSAATAAVAGTAAGLVNGLGLIASLLIGVGVFFVLITSLAQLVLHAFMAGAGRGGSGRGGFGGGGFGGGGGGFGGGGASGSW; encoded by the coding sequence ATGCTAAAAATACTGCTGAAATCTATGGCGCTGTTGGTGCTCATGCTGGGCATGGGCGTGACACTGCCTGTTTCAGCAGAAACCGCGACAGCGACAGATCAGGAAACTGAAGAGATCGTTGTTGCGCGGGAAGTTTTGCAAAGACAAAATCAGGCCAGTTCATCGTCATCTACATCTACATCTGCTGCTGAAACTGAGAATGAAGTTACTTCGCCACAGATTACCAATGATATGGCCGAAGGGCAGTTGCAGCGTGATTTGCCCAGTATGAATGAGCCTGTCATTGACCAGGCCAACTTGCTCAGTCCGGCGGAAAAGCAGCAGCTAAGCCAGCGTATCCTGAAGCTTTATAATGAAGGTAAAGGTCAGATTGGGGTGGTGATTGTACCGACTACCGACCAGGAAGATATCTTTAGCTATTCTATGCGTGTCGCTGAGGCCTGGCAGCTGGGTTCAGCCAAACGTGATAATGGTTTATTGATGACTATTGCCATTAATGACCGCCGTATTCAGATCCTAACGGGTTATGGTTTGGAAGGCGTGCTACCGGATATTGTGACTGGACGTATTATTAATGACAAAATCACGCCATATTTTAAGCAGGGACAGTATGCTCAGGGCATTGATGCCGGACTGGCAGAAATCGAGCGTATTTTAAATCTGGATCCTGAAATTGCAGCCCAAGCTGCAGATGAAATTAAAGAACGTCATGAACAGGCTTATAAAGCTCAGCAAGCTTCACAAGCAACTTTTGGTGCTGTCATCTTTATTATCATTGCCGGCGTGGTTGCTTCGATGATTTTTGGTAGAAAGTTAAGTGCTGCTACCGCTGCCGTAGCTGGTACTGCAGCTGGGCTAGTCAATGGTTTAGGATTGATCGCCAGTCTATTGATTGGTGTAGGTGTATTTTTTGTTTTGATCACTTCGCTTGCACAGCTGGTCTTACATGCCTTTATGGCAGGCGCAGGCCGTGGCGGTAGCGGCCGCGGTGGTTTTGGTGGTGGCGGCTTCGGCGGAGGCGGCGGTGGTTTTGGTGGGGGAGGTGCTTCAGGCTCATGGTAA
- a CDS encoding TPM domain-containing protein, with the protein MVTTTDTTDIVTQPKLEEHAQPSFKRWLKHFFYMPATKRFFSRQDQHAIALAVEEAEHGHVGEIQVVIEGCLPSRSAYYQDTLCRARQLFAELGVWDTEYNSGVLLYLNLCEHKVEIVIDRGIKQATTQDVWDKICQRIVQLLRQKQFKQGVIAGVKQIGEVLDQYYDRQIEDKDNELGNKPIILG; encoded by the coding sequence ATGGTAACAACTACAGATACAACAGACATCGTCACACAGCCTAAGCTGGAAGAGCATGCACAGCCAAGCTTTAAACGCTGGCTGAAACATTTCTTTTATATGCCGGCAACCAAGCGGTTTTTCTCCAGACAAGATCAGCATGCGATTGCACTCGCAGTCGAAGAGGCCGAGCATGGGCATGTGGGGGAAATACAGGTGGTGATCGAAGGCTGTTTACCTTCACGATCGGCCTATTATCAGGATACGCTTTGTCGTGCCCGCCAGTTGTTTGCTGAACTGGGCGTTTGGGATACCGAATATAATAGCGGTGTACTGCTATATTTAAACCTGTGTGAACATAAAGTTGAGATTGTGATTGATCGTGGAATTAAGCAAGCAACCACTCAAGATGTCTGGGATAAAATTTGTCAGCGTATCGTTCAATTATTAAGGCAAAAGCAGTTTAAGCAGGGTGTGATTGCAGGGGTTAAGCAGATTGGAGAGGTTTTGGATCAGTATTATGATCGTCAAATAGAGGATAAAGATAATGAATTGGGGAATAAGCCGATAATTTTGGGTTAA
- a CDS encoding prepilin-type N-terminal cleavage/methylation domain-containing protein, which yields MNTVQKGFTLIELMIVVAIIGILAAIAIPAYSNYTAKSQINACKGEAKGYANAILIALSENPDLTDDDAPQAPANGACSDLTPDLTADVTDQSAVLVTASAKDKDTTGIECTVEGICTATE from the coding sequence ATGAATACAGTACAAAAGGGTTTTACCCTTATTGAATTAATGATCGTTGTTGCAATTATCGGTATTTTGGCTGCGATTGCGATTCCTGCATATTCTAACTATACGGCTAAATCGCAGATTAATGCATGTAAAGGAGAAGCTAAGGGCTATGCGAATGCTATTTTGATTGCACTGAGTGAAAATCCAGATTTGACTGACGATGACGCACCTCAAGCTCCTGCTAACGGTGCTTGTTCTGATCTTACACCAGACCTAACTGCTGATGTGACAGATCAATCGGCTGTACTTGTTACTGCTAGTGCTAAAGATAAGGATACAACAGGGATCGAGTGTACGGTTGAGGGTATTTGTACTGCAACGGAATAA